A genomic stretch from Halococcus saccharolyticus DSM 5350 includes:
- a CDS encoding DUF7471 family protein, with protein MGHDSVSLETLALPSVLVLAGGASVIVVGLAIAAFAQRRSRSYLLIALALATLLARTVVGGLAMGEIIPVGMHHLMEHALDGVMAVLLIAAVYFARTTDPTTGGGRA; from the coding sequence ATGGGACACGACTCCGTGTCTCTGGAAACGCTTGCCCTGCCGAGCGTGCTCGTGCTGGCTGGCGGCGCGTCGGTGATCGTCGTCGGCCTCGCGATCGCCGCGTTCGCCCAGCGTCGCTCGCGGTCGTATCTACTGATCGCGCTGGCACTGGCGACGCTGCTGGCCAGAACCGTCGTCGGGGGGCTAGCAATGGGTGAAATCATCCCCGTCGGGATGCATCACCTCATGGAGCACGCACTCGATGGGGTCATGGCCGTCCTGCTCATCGCTGCGGTGTACTTCGCCCGCACGACCGATCCGACGACCGGCGGGGGACGCGCATGA
- a CDS encoding ferritin-like domain-containing protein, translating into MNSPKESTSDPSENTDRRRFMKAAIGTAATAAAIPAVSTTAAAHFPEEFAIDIAPEHEGNRVEPDENGRVSVAVRYTEFTDANGETVVFDPTDRAVRYRFGTHEILGNGGGVRPVDDGAVSDVDGDGNDDLVLEFPLDGAGFTGDESTGTLFWEKDDSGKHGYAGTDDIALPDDMAISDIDVLNYALTLEHLEYAFYRDGLASSGGTFSEHDVERSAVARYFDRPTLRFSMYQQLEDIRDHEKAHVEKLTQTITDLGGNPVEETDYEFDYDTFEEFVAIAARLEDVGVSAYAGAAPLLSDPDLVPPALSIHSVEARHASFLDTLNLRRAAPDAFDSARSMEQVLPIAKEFVASE; encoded by the coding sequence ATGAACTCCCCGAAAGAATCCACAAGCGATCCGTCGGAGAACACCGATCGTCGTCGATTCATGAAAGCCGCCATCGGGACGGCGGCGACGGCTGCCGCGATTCCGGCCGTCAGTACGACCGCCGCCGCACACTTCCCGGAGGAGTTCGCTATCGATATCGCTCCGGAACATGAAGGGAATCGGGTCGAACCGGACGAGAACGGCCGGGTTTCGGTCGCGGTACGGTACACCGAGTTCACGGACGCGAACGGTGAGACGGTCGTGTTCGACCCGACCGACCGCGCCGTCAGATATCGCTTCGGTACCCACGAGATCCTCGGCAACGGCGGCGGTGTTCGGCCGGTCGACGACGGTGCGGTCAGCGACGTCGACGGCGACGGCAACGACGACCTCGTGTTGGAGTTTCCGCTCGACGGCGCGGGCTTCACCGGCGACGAGTCGACGGGAACGCTGTTCTGGGAAAAGGACGACTCGGGCAAACACGGCTACGCCGGAACGGACGATATCGCTCTCCCGGACGACATGGCCATCAGCGACATCGACGTCCTGAACTACGCACTCACGCTCGAACACCTCGAATACGCCTTCTATCGGGATGGCCTGGCATCGAGCGGCGGAACGTTCAGCGAACACGACGTCGAGCGATCGGCGGTCGCGCGGTACTTCGACCGGCCGACGCTTCGGTTCTCGATGTACCAGCAGCTCGAAGACATCCGCGATCACGAGAAAGCCCACGTCGAGAAGCTGACACAGACCATCACCGATCTCGGCGGCAACCCCGTCGAGGAGACTGATTACGAGTTCGACTACGACACGTTCGAGGAGTTCGTCGCGATCGCCGCCCGCCTCGAAGACGTCGGCGTCTCCGCGTACGCAGGGGCGGCACCCCTGCTCTCCGATCCGGATCTCGTGCCGCCCGCGTTGAGCATCCACTCGGTCGAGGCACGCCACGCGAGCTTCCTCGATACGCTGAACCTTCGCCGAGCGGCCCCCGATGCGTTCGATTCCGCTCGCTCGATGGAGCAGGTGCTCCCCATCGCGAAGGAGTTCGTCGCCTCGGAGTGA
- a CDS encoding iron transporter: protein MDRRTFLRASAGVTGSVALAGCSSLFSVRRGDPPLVENRPNAVYYPTHTEGMEMVGMSGMGGMAMNDSGGMEMNDSGGMGMNDAGEMDMNGSGEMAMNGSSGMSSNGSATDSMSGGRNGASDYAFGLMYSYPHRFWTANGSETRKVSIQQEDTVHLMTSVWEPKTRTVLPDTGLSVEITQNGEVVSQEVIYPMLSQRMGFHYGANFGLDGNGTYTATLSVGGMSTRRTGEFVGMFAEPASVDIEFEYSRTDKRSIDYTRTKGQREGSRDAAKPMAMEMVPNSVVPPKSDLPGEIVGTQTSGDGRFLATVLDKPPRGIDASGPYLAVSARTPYNRMVLPAMALSGTLRRNGRTVFDGPLQPTLDPELDYHYGTVVDSIESGDELELSVETPPQVARHEGYETAFLDMPPMTFTV from the coding sequence ATGGATCGCCGAACGTTTCTGCGGGCTTCCGCCGGTGTGACGGGTAGTGTCGCCCTCGCCGGCTGTTCCAGCTTGTTCTCCGTCAGACGGGGCGACCCGCCGCTCGTCGAAAACCGCCCCAATGCGGTCTACTATCCGACCCACACCGAGGGCATGGAGATGGTCGGCATGAGCGGAATGGGTGGGATGGCGATGAACGACTCCGGAGGGATGGAAATGAATGATTCGGGTGGAATGGGGATGAACGACGCAGGCGAAATGGACATGAACGGCTCCGGTGAGATGGCGATGAACGGGTCGAGCGGGATGTCGTCGAACGGCTCGGCGACCGACTCGATGAGTGGGGGCAGGAACGGCGCGAGCGACTACGCGTTCGGATTGATGTACTCGTATCCCCACCGCTTCTGGACCGCCAACGGCAGCGAGACGCGGAAGGTCTCGATCCAGCAGGAAGACACCGTGCACCTGATGACGTCTGTCTGGGAGCCGAAAACTCGAACCGTGCTGCCGGATACCGGCCTCTCGGTCGAGATCACGCAGAACGGGGAGGTCGTCTCTCAGGAAGTGATCTACCCGATGCTGTCCCAGCGGATGGGGTTCCACTACGGCGCGAACTTCGGGCTCGACGGGAATGGCACCTACACGGCAACGCTCAGCGTCGGCGGGATGTCGACGCGCCGGACGGGCGAGTTCGTCGGGATGTTCGCCGAACCAGCGAGCGTCGACATCGAGTTCGAGTACAGCCGTACCGACAAGCGGTCGATCGATTACACCCGGACCAAAGGACAGCGCGAGGGGAGCCGGGACGCGGCCAAACCGATGGCGATGGAGATGGTTCCGAACTCGGTCGTACCCCCGAAATCCGACCTCCCCGGCGAGATCGTCGGCACACAGACCAGCGGCGACGGTCGATTCCTCGCGACCGTGCTCGACAAGCCACCACGGGGCATCGACGCGAGCGGACCGTATCTCGCGGTCTCGGCGCGGACGCCGTACAACCGGATGGTGCTCCCGGCAATGGCGCTCTCGGGGACGCTCCGCCGCAACGGCAGGACCGTCTTCGACGGTCCGTTGCAACCGACGCTCGATCCGGAACTCGATTACCACTATGGAACGGTCGTCGACAGTATCGAATCGGGCGACGAACTCGAACTTTCGGTCGAGACGCCTCCGCAGGTCGCCCGTCACGAGGGCTACGAGACTGCTTTCCTTGATATGCCACCGATGACGTTCACCGTATAA
- a CDS encoding high-potential iron-sulfur protein, with product MESERRRRTFLRLAGSAALAVLAGCNGDGGTDGNDDTTQTNADGAAGNDTTASDEARTTAAIGSTETRTATARARTETTNATAATETTNETNSGGTNDGGTNDSGTTTRVDDLSGPVPTAYRTASSQGGTDRSLDSLQSKETVEYQSQPKDGQQCSGCLFYLADKNGDGLGACSVVKGYIEPEAWCVSYSPYQDG from the coding sequence ATGGAGTCCGAACGACGGCGACGGACGTTCCTCCGACTCGCGGGGAGCGCGGCACTCGCCGTGCTCGCCGGTTGTAATGGCGACGGAGGAACGGATGGAAACGACGACACGACGCAAACGAACGCCGATGGTGCCGCAGGAAACGACACGACGGCCAGCGACGAAGCCCGCACGACGGCGGCCATCGGTAGTACCGAAACGAGGACGGCGACCGCGAGAGCACGTACCGAGACGACGAACGCAACAGCGGCGACCGAAACGACGAATGAGACAAACAGTGGCGGAACGAACGACGGTGGAACGAACGACAGCGGAACGACGACGAGGGTGGACGACCTGAGTGGTCCCGTTCCGACAGCCTACCGAACGGCGTCGAGCCAGGGTGGAACGGACCGAAGTCTCGACTCACTCCAATCGAAGGAGACCGTCGAATACCAGTCGCAGCCGAAAGACGGCCAGCAGTGCTCGGGTTGTCTGTTCTATCTCGCAGACAAAAACGGGGACGGGCTCGGCGCGTGCAGCGTAGTGAAGGGATACATCGAGCCGGAAGCGTGGTGTGTGAGTTACAGTCCATACCAAGACGGCTGA
- a CDS encoding winged helix-turn-helix transcriptional regulator, translating into MSETRDRIARHVHTHPGVHFNDLVRTLDLAPGQVQYHLKQLLTADSVVDEQLYGQTHYYPPEYNDWRRGALALLRRETVGDIVAVLCEHGSARPQWVADELDIARSTLEWHLDHLVEESVVVKHRDERNHVTLRLTRQDETAALLDEISPSTPERMVDRFTRLTDRLLDEPRSSE; encoded by the coding sequence ATGAGCGAGACCCGCGATCGGATCGCCCGACACGTCCACACCCATCCCGGCGTTCACTTCAACGACCTCGTCCGCACGCTCGACCTCGCGCCCGGCCAGGTGCAGTATCATCTCAAACAGCTCCTCACGGCCGATTCGGTCGTCGACGAGCAGCTGTACGGACAGACGCACTACTACCCACCCGAATATAACGACTGGCGACGCGGCGCGCTCGCGCTGTTGCGCCGCGAGACTGTCGGTGACATCGTCGCCGTCCTCTGCGAACACGGGTCCGCACGACCCCAGTGGGTGGCCGACGAGCTCGACATCGCACGGAGCACGCTCGAATGGCACCTCGATCACCTCGTCGAGGAGAGTGTGGTCGTCAAGCACCGTGACGAGCGCAATCACGTCACGCTCAGGCTCACTCGGCAGGACGAGACGGCGGCGTTGCTCGACGAGATTTCCCCGTCGACGCCGGAACGGATGGTGGATCGGTTCACTCGCCTGACCGACAGGCTGCTCGACGAACCACGTTCTAGCGAATAG
- a CDS encoding iron transporter, with the protein MRRRAFLAVAAGTAATAGCLETLGLRTQSAWRDPPLVNDRPRAVYYPAVTEGMAMYGTRSVGPYTVALMYSYPHRFWNLDGSQTRKTVVESEDSVHLMTTIWDERSGIVIPVDAGLSAEIVQDGELVSQEVIYPMLSQRMGFHYGANFRLDGNGTYEARVSIGGTRMRRTGRFEEEFSDPMTATFEFTFDTAELYDLALRQLPEKQGERGAVEPMDMGMDVPVGRAPPKRALPGTRLGTKRSGDATFVVTAIRNTNGATRLAVFPRTPYNRIVLPFMSLSATVSRGGKRVFDGSLERTLDPDVGYHYSTAVEGIQPGDELEISVITPPQIARHDGYETAFIHMPPVEMIVPSSVTT; encoded by the coding sequence ATGAGGCGACGTGCGTTTCTGGCTGTGGCTGCCGGCACGGCGGCGACCGCAGGCTGTCTCGAAACGCTCGGCCTGCGAACCCAGTCGGCGTGGCGTGATCCGCCGCTCGTGAACGACCGGCCCCGTGCCGTGTACTATCCAGCCGTGACCGAGGGGATGGCGATGTATGGCACCCGTTCTGTGGGGCCGTACACGGTCGCGCTCATGTACTCGTACCCCCACCGTTTCTGGAACCTCGACGGCAGCCAGACCCGGAAAACCGTCGTCGAGTCCGAAGATTCGGTCCATCTGATGACGACGATCTGGGACGAACGGAGCGGCATCGTGATCCCGGTCGACGCCGGGCTCTCGGCCGAGATCGTCCAAGATGGAGAACTCGTCTCTCAGGAAGTGATCTATCCGATGCTGTCCCAGCGGATGGGGTTCCACTACGGCGCGAACTTCAGACTCGACGGCAACGGCACCTACGAAGCGAGGGTTTCGATCGGTGGAACGCGGATGCGTCGAACCGGGCGGTTCGAAGAGGAGTTCTCTGATCCGATGACGGCGACGTTCGAGTTCACGTTCGACACCGCCGAGCTGTACGATCTGGCGCTCAGACAGCTCCCCGAAAAGCAAGGGGAACGCGGTGCCGTCGAACCGATGGACATGGGAATGGACGTGCCCGTCGGCCGCGCGCCGCCGAAGCGCGCGCTGCCCGGCACGCGACTCGGCACGAAACGGTCCGGCGACGCGACGTTCGTCGTGACCGCGATCCGGAACACGAACGGAGCCACGCGGCTCGCGGTGTTTCCACGAACACCGTACAACCGGATCGTTCTCCCGTTCATGTCGCTGTCGGCGACGGTGTCGAGGGGCGGGAAGCGGGTGTTCGACGGCTCCCTCGAACGGACGCTCGATCCCGACGTCGGATACCACTACAGCACCGCTGTGGAGGGCATCCAGCCCGGCGACGAGCTGGAGATTTCAGTGATCACGCCGCCACAGATCGCTCGACACGACGGCTACGAGACTGCCTTCATCCATATGCCGCCAGTGGAGATGATTGTCCCGAGTTCAGTCACTACATAG
- a CDS encoding GNAT family N-acetyltransferase has protein sequence MNIERMDLAAWDDGLPNAGFEVFHTTSALSVLDRHASGDLLCLGGYRGEQLVGMLPVFVRSMGRGRVLSSPPPGMSVPHLGPIVMPTSPKQRKREKVNREFTNGVLDALGVESSTTLCRFLGHPEYTDPRPYRWADLSVEPSFTYRLQIGDRSPDDILGSFSRSLRREIRSGEDLDITIETEGLDGGETVFRETQARYAEQDEQFGPSWPYVRDVIADLDERSRVYVARDSDGEYLGGVIALYSNDAAYYWLGGARTTHDGVSINSLLHWRIIRDVAEEPPIESVTEYDLVGANTERLCRYKSKFGADLTPSYVIESGGPAMDAAKGAYRMVNQAVDRLDL, from the coding sequence ATGAACATCGAACGAATGGATCTCGCGGCGTGGGACGACGGGCTCCCCAATGCGGGCTTCGAGGTGTTCCACACCACGTCGGCGCTCTCGGTGCTCGATCGCCACGCGTCGGGCGATCTCCTCTGCCTCGGCGGCTACCGCGGCGAGCAGCTGGTGGGGATGCTTCCGGTGTTCGTCCGAAGCATGGGACGGGGTCGGGTGCTCTCGTCGCCGCCACCCGGCATGAGCGTGCCACACTTGGGGCCGATCGTGATGCCGACGAGCCCGAAACAGCGCAAACGCGAGAAAGTCAACCGCGAGTTCACGAACGGCGTGCTCGACGCGCTCGGTGTCGAATCGTCCACCACGCTGTGTCGGTTCCTGGGCCACCCCGAGTACACCGACCCCCGTCCGTACCGGTGGGCGGATCTCTCGGTCGAGCCCTCGTTCACCTACCGACTTCAGATCGGCGACCGCTCACCCGACGATATTCTGGGCTCGTTCAGCCGGAGTCTCCGGCGCGAGATCAGGTCCGGCGAAGACCTCGATATCACCATCGAGACGGAGGGGCTCGACGGCGGCGAGACGGTGTTCCGCGAGACCCAAGCACGGTACGCGGAACAGGACGAGCAGTTCGGGCCGTCGTGGCCGTACGTCAGGGACGTCATCGCCGATCTCGACGAGCGGTCGCGGGTGTACGTCGCACGCGATTCGGACGGCGAGTACCTCGGCGGCGTCATCGCGCTGTACTCGAACGACGCGGCGTACTACTGGCTCGGCGGCGCGCGCACGACCCACGACGGCGTCAGCATCAACAGCCTGCTCCACTGGCGCATCATCCGCGACGTCGCCGAGGAGCCACCGATCGAATCGGTCACGGAGTACGACCTCGTCGGCGCGAACACCGAGCGACTCTGCCGGTACAAATCGAAGTTCGGGGCCGACCTCACACCGTCGTACGTCATCGAGTCCGGCGGCCCCGCGATGGACGCCGCCAAAGGGGCGTACCGGATGGTGAACCAGGCTGTCGATCGGCTCGACCTGTAG